In a genomic window of Scyliorhinus torazame isolate Kashiwa2021f chromosome 5, sScyTor2.1, whole genome shotgun sequence:
- the LOC140421827 gene encoding uncharacterized protein: MEKPWKCGDCGKGFRAPSVLEVHRRRHTGERPFTCSTCGKGFTRFSNLQKHQRVHTGERPFTCSQCEKGFTQLYSLQTHQRVHTGERPFTCPQCGKGFTRFSNLQKHQRVHTGERPFTCSQCGKGFTQLYNLQIHQRVHTGERPFTCSQCGKAFTQLSKLQTHQRVHTGEKPFTCSQCGKAFTQLSELQTHQRVHTAERPFTCSQCGKGFTQLSDLRRHQRVHTGERPFTCSQCGKGFTQLSDLRRHQRVHTAERPFTCSQCGKGFTQLSHLQAHQRVHTGERPFTCSQCGRGFSRLSNLQIHQRVHTGETPSTSQCETGLHVSSDLL, encoded by the coding sequence atggagaaaccgtggaaatgtggcgactgtgggaagggattcagagccccatctgtgctggaggttcatcgacgcaggcacactggggagaggccgttcacctgctctacgtgtgggaaaggattcactcggttttccaacctgcagaaacaccagcgagttcacactggagagaggccattcacctgctctcaatgtgagaagggatttactcagttatacagcctgcagacacaccagcgtgttcacactggggagagaccattcacctgccctcagtgtgggaagggattcactcggttttccaacctgcagaaacaccagcgagttcacactggggagaggccattcacctgctctcagtgtgggaagggatttactcagttatacaACCTGCAgattcaccagcgagttcacactggggagaggccattcacctgctctcagtgtgggaaagcatttactcagttatccaaactgcagacacaccagcgagttcacactggggagaagccattcacctgctctcagtgtgggaaagcatttactcagttatccgaactgcagacgcaccagcgagttcacactgcggagagaccgttcacctgctctcagtgtgggaagggattcactcagttatccgatctgcggagacaccagcgagttcacactggggagaggccattcacctgctctcagtgtgggaaaggattcactcagttatccgaccttcggagacaccagcgagttcacactgcggagagaccgttcacctgctctcagtgtgggaagggattcactcagttatctcacctacaggcacaccagcgagttcacactggggagaggccattcacctgctctcagtgtgggaggggattctctcggttatccaacctgcagatacatcagcgggttcacactggggagacgccgtccacctctcaatgtgagacgggattgcatgtttcatcggacctgctgtga